The DNA region CCTATATTTTGAATTTTAATTTATTTAAAATGTATTATAAAATAAACTATGTATATCAATAAAGATTATTTTTTTATTCTTCCTATATAACCACCTATCCCTGTTAAAATAATCACTAATATTAGCGAAATATGTCCTAAAAAATTATTTATAAAACCATAACTAGGTATATATTCAAATAATGGTATAAGAGGTAACATCCATGGAACTACTATATATAATGAATATCCATCTAAAGAATTAAGAAAAAAGCATAATAAAGAAACTATACCTAAGATAATACCCCCACTAGCGCCTATGCATCCTACTAAAATTCCAGGCCAAAAACCTAATTTATTCTTATAGCTCCAATAAAACCAAAGAATCAAAAATCCTAATGATACTAATATTCCAAGCTTATTAGTAATTTTATTTTCATCTAAAATAATAAAATACGGTAAAGCTATAAACAAAATATAACTTGTAGAATACATAAATAAATCTATACCTTTTTTTAAATAAATTTTCATTATTAATATTTAGTCAGGGAACGTATAATAAGTACAACTCCCTACTAAAAACTCACCTCTTTTCTTATTACATCATAAAACGCCTTATTTATCATGGTTATATCTTCACTATTAGCTATTTTCAAAACGGCATTATTTTTTACATAGAAAGTATACTAAAAACTACTACCATTTCGAATTTCTTGATCTGATGATTTTTTATAATGTGCATTATTTATCAAAGCAATAAGTTCTTTAATTTTTGTGTATCATACTTGCTTTAGGTATTTTCTATTCATTTCGTTTAATAAAGCTAAAAATACTATGATAATAATTAACTCTAATTTATGTTTTTTTATTATCATTTTCATATCCTCCATTTCATAAAAATATTTCATAAATTTTGTTTTTAATTATATATATTCTATGATTTCTTTAATTAACCTTTAATTTTATATTTTTTATAAATACCAAAATAATTTCATTATTTCAATATTTAAAAATAAAATATTATTATATGTATTAAATAAGTAAATTTTTACCTATTTTATTGATAAATGTAATTATTAATTTACCAAGTATAAGAGCTCAGTTTTGTCTTGCTGAAGTTAATTTTTCTAATATTACGTGAAAATTCAAAGGATGTAGATAAATTATCCTACATACTTTTTATATAAAGAAAGGCACCTGATATTGAAGTTTATTCCAAGGTTTAGACAACAAAAATTATCTCGAAAATTTAAATATAAAAATAGATAGATACTTCAATTGTAAGAATCTATCTATTTTCATATTTCCTAATATTTTATACACTCAAAATCGTCAAGGGAGTGTTGTACAACCTTATAACGACTTATAGCCTTATTAGGAGGTCCTCCAAAGCAAATTAAATAAGGTGGATTAAAATAGGAATCATATACGTTTAAAATTAGGTCTTCAACTCCTCCTGGAAAAGCCATACGCTCTGATTTGCCTGGTCCAAACGGCGGACTAGGTTTTACAGTTTCTTTATCACTAAAATAATAATAAGAAAGTATAAAGTTTAAATAATGAGTAGTTTCATTTTTAACTTCTACATAAAAATATTCATTAGCATTTACACCTTGTCTACAACAACAACATTTAATATTGGGAAACATATAATCACCTAATATTTAAGATTTTTCTATCTAATTTATTATACTTTATTATGATTAGTATAGTGATATATTTAAGGTTTAATCTTTATTTCTCATAACTCCAATGGTTGCACCTTTAATGTGAGGATTATTTATCAAAGTTTTAAGTTCATTTTTAGTACCATAAACTACAACTCAAATAATTTCAGCAGGAATTTTTCTTTCTTTAAGGTAATTGTAAACTTCTTTATATCCTAATTTTCTAAGTCTATTTAATAATCCACTATAATTGGCTTTAAATATATTATCTAATACAACATTTCCCTCTGTTCGTACGCCTAAAACACTACCTTCTAGTATATAGGATGATTTACCAGAAAATTCATTAACATCTTTTTTATATCTAGCCATTTGTTCTTTAGTATAAGTATCTAACCATAGCCAAGATATATTAATATTTGGTATTAAGGTATTGAAATTACGAAGATTATACTTTTTATCAAAGAATAATCCCATTTCTATGATTTTATCATCTGGAATAGAGTCAAAATCTTTAAAGTCCTTTTTATATTTTTTATATTTAATATCAGGATGGAAGAATATAAGCTGTCTATATCCATTTTCCCAATGATAAACATCCCAACCTTTATGGCGAAAATTATCAATACCTGTTCCTGATGAAATCATACTATTTAATCCGAAAGAGGATACACTACTATATAATGGTACAGGTCGCCATCCAACTTCTTTATATAAAGTATAGTGACTACTACCACCAAGAAATCCTAAAACATCAACACTTTTACCTATATATGCATTGGAAATTTGAATTTTTGTAGACATTTCTAGACGATTTCTACTTATACTAGCAATTATTTTAGTTATAAAACTGTTTAAAGCTGAACCTAAAAAAAATACAATTACAGCAATTAATATGTTTGTAAGTAAATTTTTTCTTTTACCCTTTTTAACCGCTTTATTTAATTTATCATCTTTCCATCCTTTCTTTTTATTATAAATAAAACAACTAAACTTTTGAAATGTAAACAAAATTGGTAATAAAATATAAAAATATTCAGTAAGTTGATAAAATCACCTGTAACTTACATATATTGTTTTATATAAAGAAGTGCCTAAATTTGCTATAATTAATTATTCATTATTTTATATTATAAAATATATAAATAGATAATATACTAAAGAGGAGTGAAAAATTTTGAATAAGAGAAAAATTTTAAAAATAATTATGCTTTCTATAGTATCATTAATACTTTTAATGGGATGTTCTAATAAAAAGGAAGCCAAGAAATCAATAGAAAATATAGATACTTTAATTGTATCTGCACAAAAATATTTTGAAAGTAAAGATTATAATAATGCTATTTATACTTATAAAAAAGCTTTAGCTAAATTACCTAAAGATATCGATATTAGAATTAATTTATCAAATATTTATTTTAATATTCAACAGTATTCAAAATCAGAAGAATTCTTAATAAGTGCTTTAAAATTAAATTCAGATAGACTAGATATTTATGATAAGTTAGTGAAGACATATAATAAAATGGGATATGATAGTTCATATATACTAGAATCATGTAACAAAAACAATATACATATATCAGATAAAACAAAAGAAAAGCTTACCAATAAGTTTAATATTTTAGGAATTGAAAATAAAACTAGAGAAAATAATATTAATGAATCATTTAACCATGGTTTACTTAATAGAATTTATTATTTATCACAAGATTCTAATATTAGATCAACACCTAATTACTATGAAGATGGTAGAAATATATTAACATCAGCTAAAAAAGGAGAAAAAATAATAGAGTTAAATCCCCAATGGACATATGAACAAGATTCATTAACAGGTAGAGATAGATGTTGGATTAATATTAAATTATCTAATGGCAAAATAGGATGGATTAGTAAAAGAGCATTAGATATGACTAATAGATAATAATTAATAAAGCAACGAAAATTACATTAATTTAGTAATTTCTGTTGCTTTGTTAATTATTATCCAAATACAATTTGAACATCTAAAGCATCTAGTACATTTTGTATAGGGTTAAAAAAGGTTTGTGAAGAACTTCCAGACATACAAAGTCCTAAAGCATTCATATTCATATCTAATAATATAGCTCCAGAATCTCCTGGTGAAGCCATGGAAGTTGTACGAATTTGATTTTTGAAAAAACCTTCTCCAGATTTATATGTTGCAATAACAGTAACCGAAAGGCCTAGTATTTTTCCGGTAGTAAGTTCTGAAGTCGCACCCATCTTTTGTACACTTTGTCCAAGAGTAGGATATGATATACCCTTTATTCCTCCAAGCAAAGCAATTTTAGGATTAACTAGAGATTTATTGTGAACTTCAGCCATAGCACAATCTACTGTATTTATAGGTTCTTGTGTAGGGGTGAAGAATTTAAGAGGAATATATTTAGAAAGGTATGCTATTTCATCTCTCTTTAATCTGCCACCGAAGTTAATTGAAGGTTGCAAAACGGGACTCCCTAAAGTAGCTAGACCATATTGAGCAATAACATGACAACAACTCAGTATATGAAAGTAAGCCCCATCGGTTACTACACATCCCATTGTACCTTCAAACTTTAAATTTGTGCTTCCGATAATATATCCGCCAGCAACTGGACGAACTCTGTTAGTTAAAGACAAGAATTCAGATACTTTAGTTATTATAACATCAGTTTGTATACCTTTGTAAAATTTGGGAACTATGTCTTTTGGTGATAAATTATTTTTTGGAATTTTATTTGATACAAATACATTAATACATTTTTGAGGAAGTCGAAAACCTCCTTTTTCTTTGTATCCAAGGCCTACTCCTATAACATTAGATTTTTGTAAAAAAAATTTATAATCACAGTTGCATATATGACTAATCTTATCTTCTAAGGAACAAAAATTATTCATAATATACCATCCTTATTATTTATTTGTATGTTATATAGTATAAAAAATAATTAAATTGATATAAAATTAAGTTAATAAAAAGTGTAGTTAAACTTATAAATATATAGGTTTAACTACATTGGAAAAGATATTAATTATATATATTATTACAAGGCATTTCAGTATAACTAGGATTAAGAAAAGTTCCAGAAATTACAAAGCAACGATTATTATTAAGAGTTATAAAATTATTAAATACTACATGAAATTGAGAATTTTCATATGCATCTATAGTTAATTTAATATTAGTTGCTGTAAGAGGAATACATAATCTATAGTCTTTACCTTGTGATATAGAATCACTTTGTAAAAGTATTTTTTTACTCCTAAACGTAAAGTTTATATAAAAAATAGTTTCAAATGAGCCAACGTTAAATACTCTTATATAATTACAATCTATATTAGCTTTATTGAGACATCTATTTAAATATATATTTACTCCCATATTAATCACCTATATTTATATTGTAATAAGAGATACATTCAAACTTCTAAGAACATCTGAAATAGTATTAATAACGGATTTTCCACCACCACCAGTCATAATAAGACCTATGGCATAATCATTATCACTTAATAATATAGATCCTGAATCACCAGGACTAGTCATAATATCTGCTAATATTTGATTTCTAAATATAATATCTTGTCCTTTTATATTAAATCTAAAAGTGGTTTTAACACCAGTTATTTTTCCTGTTGTAAGAGCAGTTGTTCTACCAACCTTCTTTACACTTTGTCCGAATTTAGGAGAAATCACACCTTTAGGTGCATTTACCAAAGCTATTTTAGGAGATACATTTCTTTTATTTAAGACCCTAGCTATGGCACAATCAACAAGATTTGTTTCTTCAAAACTTATTGGAGTATATTGTGAAAGTGCTCCAACTATATCATCAGGAGATTTACCACCATCTAAAACACCAGGTTGAACTACAGCAGTTCCTATAGGAACGGTATTAAGATCAGCTAAAACATGATTATTACTTAGCATATAATTATCATGATTATCAGTTACAACACATCCCATAGTAGCAGCTCCATTTATAGTTATAACACTTATACTATATCCCCCTTGTACAGGACGTATTTTTTTAGTTAATGAATCATTCTGATTAAAATTACTACACAAACTATCACGATCAATAGACATAATACCAATTTGTACTACATCTGTTGCAATTCCTTTGTATATTTCTGGAATTAAATCCTGCTCATATATTTCGTTTGATGATAATTTATTACTTACATATACAACAATACATTTTTGGCAAGTATAAAAACCATTTTTTATTTTATAACCAAGTCCCACTCCTGTTACATTTGCTTTAGAAAAGAAAAATTTATATTCATTTTCACATATGCAAGCAATTTTAGAATCTATATAACAATTACAATTCATGTAATATCACCAACATATTTTTATTTTTGATAAAATATATACATAATAAATAATATGATTTTATAGATAATAATGATACCACATATTGTTATGTATATATTAAATCAATATTTTTAACATAACTATCATAAGTCAAAATCTTCAACGAAGTAATTAAAAGGTATTTCACTAGTTATTAGAATACTTTGTAATAATATAATATTTAATAGTATTTATACGAAAGTATTAGGAATAATTTGGTAACTATAATGTTATAGAGTGAATATACTGTATTAAAAGTAAGTATTTTAAAAAAATAGGTGAATCCAAATGATTACAAATTTAAATACTTTTCAGCCAAATGCTAATGATGGATTTATACGTGTATATAATAGAGGTGCATTTATATCGTATTTTAGAATAGAATATAAATTAAATCAGTGGTATCATGAGCTTTATAGTAGAGAAATCCCAGTTCTTCAGAATGATATATTAAGAATACCCGCAGGTGCTACAGATATACTTTTTCAAGTTTGGGTTGCTGTTTATTTTCAAACATGGTTAGTTAAATATGTTCGAAGATTCTCATCACCTCCAAGAAAATGTTATAGATTATCTGGAGTAACTTTTTACACGTATTGTGAAGAAATCCCTTGCCCTATAGGGGATCTAGGATAAAATTTATTTTTAATTTTTTTATGTTATTATAAATATAATAATATTAGTTAAGAACAGCTATATGGAATACACAAAAAGTATATTCTATATAGCTGTTTTATATATTAATGGTTATATAAAATATTTTATTAAGATAATATATATATTCAATAATATTTTTATAGTATTTAAGCATAGTATTATATAAACATATTTACAAATATTTCTTAAATAAATTTCTTTAATTAAGATTTATATTTGAAATTATTATTATACATTAATTATTTTGGTTGAAGCATTAATTATAAAAACAACCTATAGGATAAAAAAAATAATAAATTAGTAAAATGTTAAATAATTTATTATTTTACTTTTTAATAAAAATATGATATATTATCAATGAAAACGTTTCAAAGGAGTGACATACATGAAAAAAACAAAATTATTAGCAATTGTTATAGCTTCATTTATGACTCTTGGAGCTGTTGGATGTACACAAACTAATAAAACAACTACATCTAATATTACTAATAAAACTATAATAGCTCATAGAGGAGCATCAGGTTACCTACCTGAACATACATTAGAAGCATATTCTCTTTCCTATGGATTAGGTGCAGACTATATTGAAGCTGATGTATGCTTAACAAAAGATGGAGTGCCAATAGTAATGCACGATATTCATCTTGATACTACAACTAATGTAGCTAAAATTTTTCCAGATAGAAAACGTAAAGATGGAAGATATTATATTATAGACTTTACTTTACAAGAAATAAAAAAACTAAGTGTTAATGAACGTATTGATTTAAAAACAAATGAAGCTGTATTTAAAGATAGATTTCCATTACACAAATCACATTTTGAAGTTCCTACTTTAGAAGAAGAGATACAATTAATTCAAGGATTAAATAAAAGTACCGGTAAGAATGTTGGAATTTATCCAGAACTTAAAAATCCTAAATTTCATACTGAAAATGGTCAAGACATCGGTAGTGTTACCTTAAAAATCCTTGAAAAATATGGATATAATGATAAGAATTCAAAATGTTATCTTCAATGTTTTGACCCAACTTATTTGAAGTATATGAAAAATAAACTTAAAACTAAATGCAAAATAGTTCAACTTATAGGACTTCAATCTTGGGAAGACAATAAAAATGATAATGTTGCACAAATGTTATCTAAAGAAGGCTTAAAAGAAATGGCTAAATATGCTGATGGAATAGGTCCTTGGTATGGACAAATTTTAAATAATGATGGAAAACTAGAAAAAAGTCAAGATGTTACAAATCCAGATCTTGTAGCAGATGCACATGAAGCAGGACTTGTAGTTCATCCATATACTGTTCGCAAAGATCAATTACCTAAGTATGCAAAGGATGCTGATTCTTTACTTAGAAAATTATTATTTGATGCAAATGTAGATGGATTATTTACTGATTTTACTGATTTAGGAGTTAAAGCTGTTAAGGAAGGTCCTTTAAAATAAAAATAAAAAGAGATACTACTTACAAATTATTTTTGTAAACGGTATCTCTTTTGTTTTAAAAAGTTACCAGAAAAACTAAGAGCAGATTGTCTAAATATTATATGAGAAAAGCAAAGAATATAGAAATATATATAAATGTTTTTTAGGATTAGTTTAAATATACAATTAAGGAATATTAGTTTTTAAAATTAGTAAAATTAAGTTATTAATAAAAAGGAATCTTATAATTAAGGATTCCTTTTTTTATTAACTATCTAGTTATGAGTTTTACATTAATATTACTTAGAACTGTTTCTATAGGG from Clostridium novyi includes:
- a CDS encoding sigma factor regulator N-terminal domain-containing protein, whose amino-acid sequence is MFTFQKFSCFIYNKKKGWKDDKLNKAVKKGKRKNLLTNILIAVIVFFLGSALNSFITKIIASISRNRLEMSTKIQISNAYIGKSVDVLGFLGGSSHYTLYKEVGWRPVPLYSSVSSFGLNSMISSGTGIDNFRHKGWDVYHWENGYRQLIFFHPDIKYKKYKKDFKDFDSIPDDKIIEMGLFFDKKYNLRNFNTLIPNINISWLWLDTYTKEQMARYKKDVNEFSGKSSYILEGSVLGVRTEGNVVLDNIFKANYSGLLNRLRKLGYKEVYNYLKERKIPAEII
- a CDS encoding tetratricopeptide repeat protein — its product is MNKRKILKIIMLSIVSLILLMGCSNKKEAKKSIENIDTLIVSAQKYFESKDYNNAIYTYKKALAKLPKDIDIRINLSNIYFNIQQYSKSEEFLISALKLNSDRLDIYDKLVKTYNKMGYDSSYILESCNKNNIHISDKTKEKLTNKFNILGIENKTRENNINESFNHGLLNRIYYLSQDSNIRSTPNYYEDGRNILTSAKKGEKIIELNPQWTYEQDSLTGRDRCWINIKLSNGKIGWISKRALDMTNR
- a CDS encoding trypsin-like peptidase domain-containing protein; the protein is MNCNCYIDSKIACICENEYKFFFSKANVTGVGLGYKIKNGFYTCQKCIVVYVSNKLSSNEIYEQDLIPEIYKGIATDVVQIGIMSIDRDSLCSNFNQNDSLTKKIRPVQGGYSISVITINGAATMGCVVTDNHDNYMLSNNHVLADLNTVPIGTAVVQPGVLDGGKSPDDIVGALSQYTPISFEETNLVDCAIARVLNKRNVSPKIALVNAPKGVISPKFGQSVKKVGRTTALTTGKITGVKTTFRFNIKGQDIIFRNQILADIMTSPGDSGSILLSDNDYAIGLIMTGGGGKSVINTISDVLRSLNVSLITI
- the glpQ gene encoding glycerophosphodiester phosphodiesterase, with translation MKKTKLLAIVIASFMTLGAVGCTQTNKTTTSNITNKTIIAHRGASGYLPEHTLEAYSLSYGLGADYIEADVCLTKDGVPIVMHDIHLDTTTNVAKIFPDRKRKDGRYYIIDFTLQEIKKLSVNERIDLKTNEAVFKDRFPLHKSHFEVPTLEEEIQLIQGLNKSTGKNVGIYPELKNPKFHTENGQDIGSVTLKILEKYGYNDKNSKCYLQCFDPTYLKYMKNKLKTKCKIVQLIGLQSWEDNKNDNVAQMLSKEGLKEMAKYADGIGPWYGQILNNDGKLEKSQDVTNPDLVADAHEAGLVVHPYTVRKDQLPKYAKDADSLLRKLLFDANVDGLFTDFTDLGVKAVKEGPLK